From the genome of Candidatus Palauibacter soopunensis, one region includes:
- a CDS encoding UvrD-helicase domain-containing protein has protein sequence MAEIRWTPEQVRAIQSEDDTLLVANAGTGKTTTVVGKIMWRLGLPFGVNGETGEPLAPPAVPCRLDEIAAITFTEKAAYDLKRQLRKRIEASSRADELRWEIDRASVGTIHSFCGELLREHALRLGIDPTFEILDEDEAWAEQDELIKTLLLDRLEEGNAAARAILRRWKLTGWQHSNGAIDHVRDVLRDLRWRDRRYAGWLRSAAPPASDGTLDLFASDSSGLDLPAVKRLFPESDEKDEEALAICSELVELALEARTRWDAWLEEENRRDFDSVVLGAADLLLGPVGAAALGAIRDRYRMLIIDEFQDTDFTQRDIAFAIGRGEDRPQLFLVGDPKQSIYRFRGADISVWNAVADNFGEKGDILDLPRNFRSAPPIVDFVNIVGRVSMDETGDALAEEGLPSRIDYADLVAGVDDHEQAGVEWIPAQGKNVAERRESEAVRIASRVLASVGRDEIRDPDSGELRPLAFRDIALLYRARSGLEHFETALKRHGIPYFVAGMTHLGERQEILDVLNALRLLGNERDDLRAFGYLRSPFVGLRDETIARIRLLQRGGPLLRQAKRWLEEGEWPEAPDHPQLAGIERRALEDGLSVLDDLRQLAPRLALDEVIEELLERTGYRLHVLLMEGAEEVLANLQSLIHFAESHRAHDLSTFFEVWDRSTSRDVGLPQAPLYSKDDDVVTLSTIHQAKGLEWPVVFLIGVDRRLWSPRTNEYWSDPELGPLFCLKASDRGVRGDRILRREELEATAEEARLLYVAATRARDRLIVVGPTDGRKGYDRWLVRGGADVRSHVDTPAVPRTSRPPTLEWLDRYETATPPALIQPLPEPPLRWTCSATELMLLEEDPEEWERRYRHGALAPWHFAPETSPEETGLPALVRGQIIHGVLERLEAEAEIARVVEETIGSLDEPELEAMLRPGSEYREQLEEEIRRVAASEEWAWYTEGDLGRDYWKELTFTHLVEARDWRFGAFDLYRRLTGPATGPAPGTAPSRLAGALGLEEGLNALVIDFKTHDITAAQAPRAARDYRIQADVYRAAASSMAGRVAVGLHFTGPNELVPMSEQAQP, from the coding sequence GTGGCTGAGATCCGGTGGACTCCGGAGCAGGTGCGCGCGATCCAGTCGGAGGACGACACGCTGCTCGTCGCCAACGCCGGCACGGGCAAGACGACGACCGTGGTGGGGAAGATCATGTGGCGGCTCGGCCTTCCCTTCGGCGTGAACGGCGAGACGGGGGAACCGCTCGCGCCGCCCGCCGTCCCCTGCCGCCTGGACGAGATCGCCGCCATCACGTTCACGGAGAAGGCGGCCTACGATCTCAAGCGGCAGCTCCGAAAGCGGATCGAGGCCTCGTCGCGCGCGGACGAATTGCGCTGGGAGATCGACCGCGCCTCGGTCGGCACCATCCACTCCTTCTGCGGCGAACTGCTCCGCGAACACGCGCTGCGCCTGGGGATCGATCCGACCTTCGAGATCCTCGATGAAGACGAGGCGTGGGCCGAGCAGGACGAACTCATCAAGACGCTCCTGCTCGACAGACTCGAAGAGGGGAACGCCGCGGCCCGGGCGATCCTGCGCCGGTGGAAACTCACGGGCTGGCAGCACTCCAACGGCGCGATCGACCACGTCCGGGATGTGCTCCGCGACCTGAGGTGGCGGGACCGGCGGTACGCGGGATGGCTCCGGAGCGCCGCGCCGCCGGCGAGCGACGGCACGCTCGACCTGTTTGCGTCCGACAGTTCCGGCCTCGATCTGCCGGCGGTGAAGCGCCTGTTCCCGGAGAGCGACGAAAAGGACGAGGAGGCCCTCGCGATCTGTTCGGAACTGGTCGAACTGGCACTCGAAGCCCGAACGCGCTGGGACGCCTGGCTCGAGGAAGAGAACCGGCGCGACTTCGACAGCGTCGTCCTGGGGGCGGCCGATCTCCTGCTCGGTCCCGTCGGCGCCGCCGCGCTCGGCGCGATCCGGGATCGCTACCGGATGCTCATCATCGACGAGTTTCAGGACACCGACTTCACGCAGCGCGACATCGCCTTCGCCATCGGACGCGGCGAGGATCGTCCCCAGCTCTTTCTCGTCGGCGATCCGAAGCAAAGCATCTACCGCTTCCGCGGCGCCGACATCTCGGTGTGGAACGCCGTCGCCGATAACTTCGGCGAGAAGGGCGACATCCTCGACCTTCCGCGGAACTTCCGCAGCGCCCCTCCGATCGTCGACTTCGTGAACATCGTCGGCCGCGTCTCGATGGACGAGACGGGCGATGCGCTCGCCGAGGAAGGGCTGCCCAGCCGGATCGACTACGCGGACCTCGTGGCGGGCGTCGACGATCATGAGCAGGCCGGCGTCGAGTGGATCCCGGCGCAGGGGAAGAACGTAGCCGAGCGCCGCGAATCCGAGGCCGTCCGCATCGCCTCCCGGGTCCTCGCGTCGGTGGGCCGCGACGAAATCCGCGATCCCGACAGCGGCGAACTTCGTCCGCTCGCGTTCCGCGACATCGCCCTCCTTTACCGCGCCCGCAGCGGGCTCGAGCACTTCGAGACGGCACTCAAGCGCCACGGCATCCCCTACTTCGTCGCCGGCATGACGCACCTCGGGGAACGTCAGGAGATCCTCGATGTCCTCAACGCGCTCCGGTTGCTCGGGAACGAGCGCGACGACCTGCGCGCCTTCGGCTACCTCCGCTCGCCCTTCGTGGGTCTCCGGGATGAGACGATCGCCCGCATCCGCCTGCTGCAGCGGGGGGGACCGCTCCTGCGCCAGGCGAAGCGATGGCTGGAGGAGGGGGAATGGCCGGAGGCACCCGACCACCCGCAACTGGCCGGCATCGAACGCCGTGCACTGGAGGATGGGCTCTCGGTCCTCGATGACCTGCGCCAGCTCGCCCCGCGGCTCGCGCTCGACGAGGTCATCGAGGAGCTGCTCGAACGCACCGGATACCGTCTGCATGTGCTGCTCATGGAAGGGGCGGAGGAGGTCCTCGCGAACCTCCAGAGTCTCATCCACTTCGCGGAGTCCCACCGCGCGCACGACCTCTCGACCTTCTTCGAGGTGTGGGATCGATCGACGAGCCGCGACGTCGGGCTTCCGCAGGCGCCCCTCTATTCGAAGGACGACGACGTCGTCACGCTGTCGACGATCCATCAGGCGAAGGGGCTGGAGTGGCCGGTCGTCTTCCTGATCGGCGTCGACCGGCGGCTCTGGAGTCCGCGTACGAACGAATACTGGTCCGACCCGGAACTCGGACCTCTCTTCTGCCTCAAGGCGTCCGACCGGGGGGTGCGCGGCGACCGGATCCTGCGGCGCGAGGAACTCGAGGCGACGGCGGAGGAAGCGCGTCTTCTGTACGTGGCGGCGACGCGGGCCCGCGACCGCCTGATCGTCGTCGGCCCGACGGACGGGAGGAAGGGGTACGACCGCTGGCTCGTCCGTGGCGGGGCCGACGTGCGGAGCCACGTGGACACGCCGGCCGTCCCGCGGACGAGCCGCCCGCCGACGCTGGAGTGGCTGGACCGGTACGAAACGGCGACGCCGCCGGCGTTGATCCAGCCGCTCCCCGAGCCGCCGCTCCGCTGGACCTGCTCGGCGACCGAACTCATGCTCCTGGAAGAGGATCCTGAAGAATGGGAGCGCCGGTACAGGCACGGCGCCCTCGCCCCCTGGCACTTTGCGCCCGAAACCTCGCCGGAGGAGACGGGACTCCCGGCCCTGGTCCGGGGCCAGATCATCCACGGCGTGCTGGAGCGGCTGGAGGCGGAAGCGGAGATCGCCCGCGTCGTCGAGGAGACGATCGGTTCGCTGGACGAGCCCGAACTCGAGGCCATGCTCCGTCCGGGCAGCGAATACCGCGAGCAACTTGAGGAGGAGATCCGCCGGGTCGCCGCGAGCGAGGAGTGGGCCTGGTACACGGAGGGCGACCTCGGCCGCGACTACTGGAAGGAACTCACCTTCACGCACCTCGTGGAAGCACGGGATTGGCGGTTCGGCGCCTTCGACCTCTACCGGCGTCTCACAGGTCCCGCCACCGGCCCGGCCCCCGGCACCGCGCCTTCCCGCCTGGCCGGAGCCCTCGGTTTGGAAGAGGGACTGAACGCCCTCGTCATCGACTTCAAGACGCACGACATCACGGCCGCGCAGGCGCCGCGCGCGGCCCGCGACTACCGGATCCAGGCGGATGTATACCGGGCGGCTGCGTCGAGCATGGCCGGCCGGGTCGCCGTGGGCCTGCACTTCACCGGCCCGAACGAACTCGTTCCCATGTCGGAGCAGGCGCAGCCCTGA
- a CDS encoding NCS2 family permease, translating to MTGTLERWFRLSERGSDVRTEVIAGVTTFLTMVYIAFVNPSILSEAGMPFGPVFVATCLAAAFATLVMGLYANYPIALAPGMGLNAFFTYGVVLGMGYPWEVALGAVFLSGTLFVTLSVLPVRRWIIDAIPRGQKMAISAGIGIFLGVIALRAAGIIEGSPATLVTVGELTSAPAVLALLGFCAIAALSARRVPGAAILGMLGVTAIGLILGVSEWRGFASLPPDPTPTLFALDIGAALHMGMIAVIFTFLIVDLFDTAGTLVGVAHQADLLDDDGRLPRIQRALMADSTGTVAGTLLGTSSVTSYIESAAGVSAGGRTGLTAVVVSGLFLVCLFLAPLAESVPSFATAAAILYVACLMARALKDVEWDDITESAAAVVTAIAIPLTYSIADGIGLGFITYVAIKVLAGRWRECPPMLLVVALVFAAKFIWL from the coding sequence ATGACCGGGACACTGGAACGCTGGTTCAGGCTGTCGGAGCGCGGCTCCGACGTGCGGACGGAGGTGATCGCGGGGGTCACGACGTTCCTGACGATGGTCTACATCGCCTTCGTCAATCCGTCGATCCTCTCCGAGGCCGGCATGCCGTTCGGTCCCGTGTTCGTCGCAACCTGCCTCGCGGCGGCGTTCGCCACGCTCGTGATGGGGCTGTACGCGAACTACCCCATCGCGCTGGCGCCGGGGATGGGGTTGAACGCCTTCTTCACCTACGGCGTCGTGCTCGGAATGGGGTATCCCTGGGAGGTCGCGCTCGGGGCCGTGTTCCTGTCGGGGACGCTGTTCGTCACGCTGAGCGTGCTTCCCGTCCGGCGCTGGATCATCGACGCGATCCCACGGGGCCAGAAAATGGCGATCTCGGCCGGCATCGGGATCTTCCTCGGGGTGATCGCGCTGCGGGCCGCGGGGATCATCGAGGGGAGCCCGGCCACGCTCGTCACCGTGGGCGAACTGACGTCGGCGCCGGCCGTGCTCGCCCTGCTCGGCTTCTGCGCGATCGCGGCGCTCTCGGCGCGTCGCGTTCCGGGCGCGGCGATCCTCGGCATGCTCGGCGTGACGGCGATCGGCCTGATCCTGGGCGTTTCCGAATGGCGCGGCTTCGCGTCGCTGCCCCCGGATCCGACCCCCACGCTGTTCGCGCTCGACATCGGCGCCGCGCTGCACATGGGCATGATCGCCGTCATCTTCACGTTCCTCATCGTCGACCTCTTCGACACGGCCGGCACGCTGGTCGGCGTCGCGCACCAAGCCGACCTTCTCGATGACGACGGGCGGTTGCCGCGCATCCAGCGGGCCCTCATGGCCGACTCGACCGGGACCGTGGCCGGAACCCTGCTCGGCACCTCGTCGGTCACCAGCTATATCGAGAGCGCCGCGGGCGTGAGCGCCGGCGGCCGCACCGGCCTGACCGCCGTCGTCGTGTCCGGACTGTTCCTGGTCTGTCTCTTCCTCGCGCCGCTGGCGGAGTCCGTCCCCTCCTTCGCGACCGCGGCGGCGATCCTGTACGTCGCCTGTCTCATGGCCCGCGCGTTGAAGGACGTGGAATGGGACGACATCACGGAGTCCGCCGCCGCGGTCGTGACCGCGATCGCCATACCCCTCACGTACTCCATCGCCGACGGAATCGGCCTCGGCTTCATCACCTATGTGGCCATCAAGGTGCTGGCGGGCCGCTGGCGCGAATGTCCGCCGATGCTGCTCGTGGTGGCGCTGGTGTTCGCCGCGAAGTTCATCTGGCTGTAA
- a CDS encoding aminopeptidase P N-terminal domain-containing protein, protein MMSRRLAGCLLAGSLLAAAGVVTGDAGRLSAQTPEQRYSDWVRPGFRPQEYEFRRNRILDGLRATGGGLLLVPSSDGITHGGTFRQLENFWYLTGLEVPQSMLVLDAGRDVAILFMPQRDPRFENPGRPNDFPGRPLLEDYQIRGIGGADDYRDIAELEGFVRERVRRGEILRVNAGAAGEVPDPVVPPGRESRPHGVSHPAAAGRPSRGGTGQRVRDRRPPAHGEVARGDHAHAPCGGRHHGRDPGRRRPRSAGGR, encoded by the coding sequence ATGATGAGCAGGCGGCTCGCAGGCTGCCTGCTGGCGGGTTCGTTGCTTGCCGCCGCGGGGGTTGTCACCGGAGACGCCGGCCGGCTCTCGGCTCAGACGCCCGAGCAGCGCTACTCCGACTGGGTCCGACCGGGCTTCCGCCCGCAGGAGTACGAGTTTCGCCGCAACCGCATCCTCGACGGCCTGCGCGCCACCGGGGGCGGCCTCCTGCTCGTGCCTTCGTCGGACGGCATCACGCACGGCGGGACGTTCCGGCAGCTCGAGAACTTCTGGTATCTGACGGGGTTGGAAGTCCCTCAGTCGATGCTCGTGCTGGACGCCGGCCGCGACGTTGCGATTCTCTTCATGCCGCAGCGGGATCCGCGCTTCGAGAACCCGGGCCGGCCGAACGACTTCCCGGGCCGGCCACTGCTCGAGGACTACCAGATCCGCGGCATCGGCGGCGCCGACGACTATCGGGACATCGCTGAACTCGAAGGCTTTGTGCGCGAACGCGTGAGGAGGGGCGAGATCCTTCGGGTGAACGCGGGCGCCGCGGGCGAAGTCCCCGATCCGGTCGTTCCCCCTGGTCGGGAATCTCGACCCCACGGCGTCTCTCATCCGGCGGCTGCGGGACGACCATCCCGAGGCGGAACTGGTCAACGCGTTCGAGATCGTCGCCCGCCTGCGCATGGTGAAGTCGCCCGCGGAGATCATGCGCATGCGCCGTGCGGCGGACGCCACCATGGCCGGGATCCGGGCCGCCGCCGCCCTCGTTCGGCCGGGGGTCGATGA
- a CDS encoding M24 family metallopeptidase produces MAGIRAAAALVRPGVDERTLQGEFERACREAGAQSIPFTPIIKSGPNSLWPWRVLAAHYNRRNRTLQDGDLVIFDVGCEINGYVSDVGRTFPVNGAFTEIQREKLLVSTRAAEAVIAAVRPGVTLRELTRVAYDAIPDEEAPYMQTPSFFGHHIGLSTGDPSLLDEPLAPGMVFTIEPWYYNHDLGVSVFVEEVVLVTEEGAEVLTDALPRDPEALEELVP; encoded by the coding sequence ATGGCCGGGATCCGGGCCGCCGCCGCCCTCGTTCGGCCGGGGGTCGATGAGCGCACCCTCCAGGGCGAGTTCGAGCGCGCCTGCAGGGAGGCGGGCGCCCAGTCCATCCCCTTCACGCCCATCATCAAGTCGGGCCCCAACAGCCTGTGGCCGTGGCGTGTGCTCGCCGCCCACTACAACCGCCGCAACCGCACGCTGCAGGACGGCGACCTCGTGATCTTCGACGTGGGGTGCGAGATCAACGGCTACGTGAGCGACGTGGGCCGGACTTTCCCGGTGAACGGCGCCTTCACCGAGATCCAGCGGGAGAAGCTCCTCGTGAGCACGCGGGCGGCGGAGGCCGTGATCGCCGCCGTGCGCCCGGGCGTCACCCTGCGCGAGCTCACCCGGGTGGCGTACGACGCGATCCCCGATGAGGAAGCGCCGTACATGCAGACGCCCTCCTTCTTCGGCCACCACATCGGGCTCTCGACCGGAGACCCCTCCCTCCTCGACGAGCCCCTCGCCCCCGGAATGGTGTTCACGATCGAGCCGTGGTACTACAACCACGACCTCGGCGTCTCGGTGTTCGTGGAAGAGGTCGTCCTCGTCACCGAGGAAGGAGCCGAAGTCCTCACCGACGCGCTCCCCCGCGACCCGGAAGCTCTGGAGGAATTGGTCCCGTGA
- a CDS encoding DUF1684 domain-containing protein, translating into MKKKAIQTVRPVAVLSAVLAACGPQSWPDPPPVEADVLAVEHEEWRDGRRRSLANPNAGVISWDGLFELREGANSFGSDPSASIVLPEEDAPPLAGTLYLEDGAVRLVPEGGSGLHLRDQVTGAVGDPVTEPMPLPDDRSEGTIRLALGSLGMRVHAEPGTERLWLRVWDTDAPRLDTFELPEYFPITNEWRVTARFEPYAEPRTVTLGDVRGGTLENMAPGDLVFRVDGAEHRLMAFAGASSRSYFISLWDSTAVTDTYQAGRYMRAPFPDDDGWTTIDFNRAYNAPCAFTPHSVCSLPPRENYLRFALTAGEKRP; encoded by the coding sequence GTGAAAAAGAAAGCCATCCAGACGGTGCGACCGGTCGCGGTGCTCAGTGCGGTGTTGGCGGCGTGCGGGCCGCAGAGTTGGCCCGATCCGCCGCCGGTGGAGGCCGACGTGTTGGCGGTCGAGCATGAGGAGTGGCGGGACGGGAGGCGGCGCAGCCTCGCGAATCCCAACGCGGGCGTCATCAGTTGGGATGGGCTTTTCGAACTGCGGGAAGGCGCGAACTCGTTCGGGTCCGATCCATCCGCGTCCATCGTCCTGCCTGAGGAAGACGCGCCGCCCCTGGCCGGTACGCTGTACCTGGAGGATGGGGCCGTGCGTCTCGTCCCCGAGGGCGGGAGTGGTCTGCATCTGAGAGACCAGGTGACCGGCGCGGTCGGCGATCCTGTCACGGAACCCATGCCGCTGCCGGACGACCGGAGCGAGGGGACGATCCGTTTGGCGCTGGGTTCGCTCGGGATGCGGGTCCACGCGGAGCCTGGAACGGAGAGGCTTTGGCTCCGCGTCTGGGATACGGACGCGCCGCGTCTCGATACCTTCGAGCTTCCCGAGTACTTCCCGATCACGAACGAATGGCGCGTCACGGCGCGGTTCGAGCCCTATGCGGAGCCGCGCACGGTGACGCTGGGGGATGTGCGGGGCGGTACGCTCGAGAACATGGCCCCCGGAGATCTCGTCTTCCGCGTCGACGGGGCGGAACACCGCCTCATGGCCTTCGCCGGCGCGTCGAGCCGCTCGTACTTCATCAGCCTGTGGGACTCGACCGCCGTCACCGACACCTACCAGGCGGGCCGCTACATGCGCGCGCCCTTCCCGGACGACGACGGGTGGACGACGATCGATTTCAACCGAGCCTACAACGCACCGTGCGCCTTCACCCCGCACTCCGTATGCAGTCTCCCACCACGCGAGAACTACCTCCGCTTCGCCCTCACCGCCGGTGAGAAGCGCCCGTAG
- a CDS encoding GMC family oxidoreductase — translation MSRAPSPAIGRTARRVVESDVCIIGGGITAAMVAERLAERTGASITVVEAGGRTASLEERSDTRARMLAYGENPWPNDHIRGQTGSGAMYSSMVVGGSAMHWGGAVPRFSPEDFRLRSLYGVASDWPISFDDIEPYFQEAEERMGVAGEQGPPEYDPRSKPYPMPPLPLSYSLERMREWTEKTDIPFWTQPWARNTEPYQGRNVCRRCDTCSVCPTGAKYTPDFTFDRLLESGRIDLVTRTLVRRLNLEPGSDRIAVAEAVDRDAPDEPVEFRAGTFVIAAGHAWSSHLLLLSANSRFPDGLANRTGNVGRYMTGHWYLSGFINLPMRLYPGMFVYNSILSRRFASPGPLDRYVRHDLRLWESNVGRAPRLKGEDGQLLWGDEIMADWRARTESESSARVRAYYDLLPDRESRLTLDAGKTNELGDPMPRIDYRPAQESIDLQEHTVETISGRFEQLARAAGGSMRSIGQPSELWEHPGGGCRMGDDPDTSVVDRWGRTHDHENLFVVGAPTLVSGGCANGTLTFCALSLMSAEEMQKELPSA, via the coding sequence GTGAGCCGCGCACCCAGCCCCGCGATCGGGCGGACGGCCAGGCGGGTCGTGGAGAGCGACGTCTGCATCATCGGCGGCGGGATCACGGCCGCCATGGTCGCGGAACGGCTCGCCGAGCGGACCGGGGCCTCGATCACCGTGGTCGAGGCCGGCGGACGGACGGCGTCCCTCGAGGAACGGTCCGACACCCGGGCCCGGATGCTGGCCTACGGCGAGAACCCCTGGCCGAACGACCACATCCGCGGCCAGACCGGCTCGGGCGCCATGTACAGCTCGATGGTCGTGGGCGGCTCGGCGATGCACTGGGGCGGCGCGGTCCCGCGCTTTTCCCCGGAGGACTTCCGCCTGCGGTCGCTGTACGGGGTCGCATCCGACTGGCCCATCTCCTTCGACGACATCGAGCCGTACTTCCAGGAGGCGGAGGAGCGCATGGGGGTCGCGGGCGAGCAGGGCCCTCCCGAATACGACCCCCGCTCGAAGCCCTACCCCATGCCGCCGCTGCCGCTCTCGTACAGCCTCGAACGCATGCGGGAGTGGACGGAGAAGACGGACATCCCCTTCTGGACGCAGCCCTGGGCGCGCAACACGGAGCCCTACCAGGGGCGGAACGTCTGCCGCCGGTGCGACACCTGCTCCGTCTGCCCCACGGGAGCCAAGTACACGCCGGACTTTACCTTCGACCGGCTGCTGGAGTCCGGACGCATCGACCTCGTCACCCGCACCCTCGTGCGGCGTCTGAACCTCGAGCCGGGTTCGGATCGGATCGCGGTGGCGGAAGCCGTCGACCGGGATGCGCCCGACGAGCCCGTCGAGTTCCGCGCGGGCACGTTCGTGATCGCCGCCGGCCACGCCTGGAGCTCCCATCTCCTCCTGCTCTCGGCGAACAGCCGTTTCCCGGACGGCCTCGCCAACCGCACCGGGAACGTGGGACGGTACATGACGGGACACTGGTATCTCAGCGGCTTCATCAACCTGCCGATGCGGCTCTATCCCGGCATGTTCGTCTACAACAGCATTCTGTCCCGCCGCTTCGCGAGCCCGGGACCGCTGGACCGCTACGTACGCCACGACCTGCGCCTGTGGGAGTCGAACGTCGGCCGCGCCCCAAGGCTCAAGGGCGAAGACGGACAACTCCTCTGGGGCGACGAGATTATGGCCGACTGGAGGGCCCGCACCGAGTCCGAGTCCAGCGCACGCGTCCGCGCCTACTACGATCTGCTCCCGGACCGGGAGAGTCGCCTCACGCTGGACGCCGGGAAGACGAACGAACTGGGCGACCCGATGCCCCGGATCGACTACCGCCCCGCGCAGGAGAGCATCGACCTCCAGGAACACACGGTCGAGACGATCTCGGGACGTTTCGAGCAACTCGCCCGGGCGGCCGGAGGCTCCATGAGGAGCATCGGGCAGCCGTCCGAGTTGTGGGAACACCCCGGCGGCGGGTGCCGGATGGGCGACGATCCGGACACCAGCGTGGTGGACCGGTGGGGCCGCACCCACGACCACGAGAACCTCTTCGTGGTGGGCGCGCCGACCCTCGTCTCCGGCGGCTGCGCGAACGGGACGCTCACCTTCTGCGCCCTCTCCCTCATGTCCGCCGAGGAGATGCAGAAGGAACTCCCCTCGGCCTGA
- a CDS encoding twin-arginine translocation signal domain-containing protein, with protein sequence MAESRRTFLKQSAATVAAVSLTGCAPGERAAETDGDALSRTDGTTPVPLRAATLRAVAEAVLPDELGDDGRERAVRAFERWSDALEPVAELSHPYLVPEIRYSGPDPRPGWVAQLEGLEKECESRHGVSLSDLEVPGRRELLARPLADTGPGLGAPQHADHVALALMAHFFGSAIATDLCYGRAIRKELCRSIEGAEDEPAPLGAAP encoded by the coding sequence ATGGCGGAATCCCGCAGGACGTTCCTCAAGCAGTCTGCCGCGACGGTGGCCGCCGTTTCCCTGACCGGTTGCGCTCCCGGCGAGCGAGCTGCCGAGACCGACGGAGACGCTCTCTCTCGCACCGATGGCACCACCCCGGTCCCCCTCCGTGCCGCGACGCTGCGCGCCGTCGCCGAAGCCGTCCTCCCGGACGAACTCGGCGACGATGGCCGCGAACGAGCTGTGCGTGCCTTCGAGCGCTGGTCCGACGCGCTGGAGCCCGTCGCCGAACTGAGTCATCCGTATCTCGTGCCCGAGATCCGATACTCGGGGCCGGATCCGAGGCCGGGATGGGTCGCGCAACTCGAGGGTCTCGAGAAGGAGTGCGAGAGCCGCCACGGAGTGTCCCTCTCCGACCTTGAAGTGCCCGGTCGCCGGGAACTCCTTGCGCGTCCGCTCGCGGACACCGGGCCCGGCCTCGGGGCGCCGCAGCACGCGGATCACGTGGCGCTGGCCCTGATGGCCCACTTCTTCGGCTCGGCGATCGCGACCGACCTCTGCTACGGGCGGGCCATACGGAAGGAGCTTTGTCGCTCCATCGAAGGGGCCGAAGACGAACCCGCGCCTCTGGGAGCCGCGCCGTGA